Proteins from a genomic interval of Zingiber officinale cultivar Zhangliang chromosome 2A, Zo_v1.1, whole genome shotgun sequence:
- the LOC122040316 gene encoding MOB kinase activator-like 1A has translation MEWIEVQLDDESIFPQKLGTPFPANFKDVVKTIFKRLFRVYAHIYHSHFQKIVSLKEEAHLNTCFKHFILFTYEFGLIDKKEIAPLQELIESIVL, from the exons ATGGAGTGGATTGAAGTTCAGCTCGACGATGAATCTATTTTCCCTCAAAAGCTCG GAACACCTTTTCCTGCAAACTTCAAAGACGTCGTGAAGACAATATTCAAGCGGTTGTTCCGTGTTTACGCACACATTTATCACTCTCATTTCCAGAAGATTGTGAGCCTCAAGGAAGAAGCACATCTCAACACCTGCTTCAAGCATTTCATTCTTTTCACTTAT GAGTTTGGGTTGATCGACAAGAAGGAAATCGCCCCGCTGCAGGAGCTGATTGAGTCCATCGTTCTATAA